ttacagtacattaacTGGAATGAAACCAGACTTAAGTGGTGTACAACAGGTAAATCACTATTAGCCACCAAATCTCAACAAACCTCTTAGatattttgctttttatattACCCTAGTAACGGCTAAGAAATggttttaattttttcaaatgCATTTAAACTAATGGTTTAAAATCCAGGGGACATTTTGTGAACGCTCGCAATTTGAATGTGTATATACTTTTCAAGTTAAACAATGAAATTAAGCAATATTTGATCAGATTTTGATATTCTTATTTTGGCAGCAACCAGCACTGTTATCAGAACAAACAAATGAAGAAATTGACGATAGCGACACCGGTAGTAGTGATGATGAGGAGAGCGAGGGCAGTTTAACAGGAAGTAGACAAAGTCATAAACACCAAAGATCAAGAGATGAGTCACCAAATACTAAAAAGGTCAGTTACTGTCAAGAAACTCAATTCTGATTGCACTTATTTTTACGGTTCACGGTTTTATGTAACTCctcatttaaagctctgtctacactatcaaactttatgtgacaacaaaatgtgatgtgcccatatatggacatgatgacatcatatcactaccatatttgggcacaaactagtttgatagtttaaacAGAGCTGTAGTTTTAGCTAAAAACTGTTTCTCTCAAATGGCCAAATAATTTAAATCAAGGTTTAATTTGAAATccttttattatataatacatatatataattttaaattgtatttattgatCAGCTTTGGCTAGATGAACCGCCCTCAtaaaatgtagttaaaataaataaaaagtcgTTAATAGAGTTGAAAAAGTGATGAGGCAAGCCTAAATGTTCtgaattttgtaataatttaagtAATTATGTGTTGTggataaattacaattttaaagaaaGTTGTGCCACGTGTTAGCTAGCTACGAccttgaaataataattattttttattctgtaataAATTTTGGCTAATATTTAAAACCTATTTTTAGGAAAGAAAACAAGCAGTTAAAGATGAAAAGCGTGAAAAGAGGAAAACTAAAGTACCTAAACATCTGAAAAAACGAAAAGAGAAGCTTTCAAGAATCAACAAAGGTGGCaaaaagtaaattttaaaaagattttttaCCCCAAGGattaaaatatagtattttattataattttaggGATTACAGTATATAGATTAAAAGTAATACTACAGTAATTCCATTACcatagtataaaactgactccaGCATCAGTGCATCTATTAGTAAtgcaattaattttatttaataaagtgaaataagtacacaaacaaacaatgaattTAAGTAAAGTGTATAACACAACATTTattagattaaaaaataaacaagtggTGATGTCATTACATGCTATATTTAGCACCATTtacttttatataaataaagcatttattgttaaatattgcACCATTTTCTCGTATAAAgatctgtctatactatcaaactagtttgacaaaaaaagtgtgaagtgtccaaatatggtagatattcccaaatatggtagtgatgtgacatcatcatgtccatatatgggcacatcatattttgttgtcacataaagtttgatagtgtagacagagcttaaggttcATTACTTGTTCTCAGATAGAAATTACAACACCTAAGTAACTGCAATCTGTGCCACTATACAAagataacatacagtattaaagcTACAATTCCTCATTGCATTCAGTCGATAGTATTCGTTTACTGAAAACCCCAATATATAAGGACTATTCTATCCATTATAAAACagattttgttgaatatgtctttggttataatataacaaaaatatggcataaataaattatattacttgcaattaaaatatttttattcaaattagtCTGACCCTATAAATATGAGCTAAACCAATCTGAAATATTCAATAAgatttattgtactgtattttattttgttttcaaacttaaaaaaaaaatgtctgatGACTGattttaaagtttgatagaagAGTTGGCTTTCGTGTATAAATATAATGCTATAAACTAAGCAGAGTGTtaacaaaaaaagaagaaacaaagaaaaaagaaaacaatatgcagtattaatttatgaataacaatattatgGTTTATCGCCAAGGGTCTTCTTTGCAAGCTACAATTAAAGGAAGGAAAAGCTGTATTGTAGTACTTCCTcccataaatattcatattaaatgTGCACATTTTGTGCTACAAATCTGAAAGTTATTCAGGACCTTGTATAAACCTCAGGACCTATAGCTTCATGATATAAGATTTTATAGTATGGGAAGCTCAACCTGCTACACATTATAGTATGCATGGTTTTGGGGTTGTGTAGAGGACTCAAGAAAGTTTAAAAAGGGGTGGAGGTGCAGTTATTTCCCTTTAGTACAAGCCAATGGTACTTTCAGCTGTGTTAAAGCATTTAACTTCATAGAAGTGTAACTTAATAGGGAAggttcgcaaccttacgaatacgataacgaaaacggatacgtcatacatttgtgaaacttttgagctgatccccatttcatattcgtaaagcgtattcgtgttgacgaatatcaccagtcatattcgtaaccacaaaacgagtatagtttttgatctattttgcacattttgcatttgaattaggaatgattcatgattataatataattatagatttattgaaagtaatttactaaagtaatttactaaaatgccaggtcaatttagataaatagcagtttttaaagtcctcactcactttgatgttacgctaggcctaggcagcgaagcaccaagcaacacgtacctgagcttcgctcaaatttaccgcagtcatattttggacgtgcctcaatatttcgttgccatgtgaaacagatttttttatggcttacgaaaacgaatacgtgtgcgtgacgtatccgttttcgttatcgtattcgtaagattgcgaaacctccctactGAATCTTTCCCAAAACATACAGTAGCTTTGTTTTGTGCAGATTGCCgctgatttttttaaaactttgcaTTCAAATAATTCGTTGTAGTTGGTCATACATGACCAAGACTAATGCACTCCCTGTACTCTTCAAAAAGTTTGAAACAATCCCTTTGAAGAATGCTTCTGGCCCTTCCTCGTAGTATATCTTGCGGCAACAATGCATTGCACTTTTGTAAATCATCTCGGACTTGGGTTTACCACTCTGCATCATGAGCCTTCTCCTTACCGTATCAAACGGATAACTAATCTGACTAAATATCATCGCAAACTCTGCAATTGCTAACTGGATCGCTATAGATGATTTCCTCGATTCTGGTAGAGATTCTTTCAGCGTATCATAAATGCCAAAATATGCAGCCCTGTAGAGTACAAATCCATAAATCGCAACTGAAAATCCCCTATAAAATCCAATAACACCATCTGAATAAAATATCCGTTTGGCACAATCTAATAGTCCTTTAAATTCTCTATCTGCAGCATTTTTACCCAAATCCGCGCCAAGTCTAGTCCTAACAAAATCCAAAGGGTAGACAAAGCACATCGCTGTCCCACCAGCTGCACCCCCTGCGGCTAAATTACCAAATAGGTAGCGATAGAAATGTTTTTTGTAGTCTACACCATCTAGAAATATTACTTTGTATTTATCTTTAAAAGCAAAACCAAGGGCTTGTGCTGGAAAAGAGCGTATGACATTGGCAGTGTTACCACGCCATAGTGAGAAAAAGCCTTGTTCTTTGGGAATTCTAACCAAACAGTCAATAAGTCCCTTGTATCTTTTGTTTGGTGGAATTGAAAGTGTTGGCTGTACCTGTATAAAACAgagaaaatatttatattatattatatatatcataatgtattattcaaataactaggcctagggtgggtgggggggggggcgcCTTGGCATAGACTTAGCCTGGTCTACTAAATATAGGTATAAGttattactaggcctatcctaTGTAATAGTATGGTCGCCTATCCTATTCTACTAGTACTAATTAAGtagggcctaggccctagcctagctaggtaggaGTAGCCTAGTACTATAGTAGTACTACTAAAAATACTAAATAGGCCTGTTGTTACTAATAAATCCATCCTATACTATAGGACCTATCCCTAATAAATAGAtttaagcctaggcctacatagctAAGCCAAATGTTTACATACTACACTAGCCTCCCTATAACTAAGCTCTAATAAGGGCCTACCTGCAGCAACAGCTGTACACGCTCAAGAGGTGCCACGGCAACTTTGGCTATGATTGCGGACAATCCTCCACATGTGAGGTTTTTTAAGAATGAAGGAACACCAGCCATAGAAGAACAGTGATGATGTACAGTAGATAAATGGTGATCTGGACACAGCATGATGATTTTAAACAgttgaaacaatttaattttttcacgTACACACACAGCAATTGACTTTATTATAGTAATATTTACGGCGTGTGTATATAGTAAGAGCGCACGTACGCAGTTTGTTTCGTTCGATATTAAATTATGAGACGCGGAAATCAGCCAATAACCTTCTGTGTTGTTTTTGTTCACACACAGCACGTGGTTTTGTTATCGGTTCATTATTGTGAACGAGACGTCATCACAGTGGATTACGTGTCTAGTATAATGTACGTGTTTAAACATTAATGACACTTCATGGATAATCGATCGAAAGTGACTTTACGCGTCAGCAGTAGCATAGAACCTATGTTCTTTGTGTATTAAAGATATCGcctatatacaatacaaaaagttaacaaaaatgttagtaaagtaaaacaaataGCAGAACAATTACGATTTAGAATATAAAGTAGACATGGTTCCCCACCCCCTCCCCAAAAAAACCAtcaaagataaaatataaattgttggTACATTACGTATGCAGTTCTGAAAAGTTTCgagcaatacattttttttcggaCGTCCTCGAGTAAAGCAAAACAAATGATACACAAATTATGATTTGGAAGTATTGTAAATACAACTCTGAATAGGCTTTTTTGTAGTTTGCGGTATACAGAAATATGCGCATAGGCTATACGGCAATAAAAAAAAgtgaccaaatttcgacccttttattttttgacataactggttactatgactatatgtgtatatatggcaatattattgcataataattgaattttaaaaagtcgatattttggccatttaaaaaaaaaaacctgtagcCTACTATagtacataataatttaatgtatAACAATTTTCTAAAACCTTACTTTTTTACTTTTACTTTCCTTAccctttttttttacttttacatAGCGAGtttcatatattttaaacatttttaaaaatcagtttaGTTTTGGATTCTAGAGCTGGGATGAACAGAGATAAAGAATTGACAACATTTCGTAACTGCATCAACACCCAACATGTCTATTTCGACCaaacaaaatgttaacaatGTGTATTGTGGACTTCTTATTTTTCATTATGTACTCTACTACCACATCGACGGATGCACCAGAATTCAATAGTCTCAAATATTGCCACAACACTGGCTCCGAAAAACAAACCAAGAGAACCGCCGAAATCACCTGAGGGAATAAGTTGGAAAATCTCTTAAacacatttaatgtaaataataatagaacTATATGTATGGTGGTCTCAATTATCAAAAATAACATTATGATAAAATAGATTTGTCCACGCATATTGTAcacttatttgtttttatattacagTTGCTTTATTTCTGGTTTATAAATTATGGGTATGATGTTAGAGATTGAATGCATGcactattaaaataaatataatatatatgaccaccaccaagccacaactccactatTTTAACTCCACTATATTAACAACATGcgtaaaacacacacaattcaCACATCGAAAAAGACAGAACAACACATTGATCCAGCCAGAGCTTTACTTACATATGAGTGAAAATAACTCGTAGCGTGGTTGGTCTGTCAACTCCTCAACTCTCAGTgtgtcaaaataaatattaactcgACCATAGTTGTttcttaaaaaagaaaattgtaatgaaaaaattcattatttaataaTCATTGAATATTATAGAAACAGGTTGAAGCAATAATGGTGTTGTAATGTTGGTGGAGTATGATAAGAACTGATGTCACTATTACTACAAGAAATAAGCCGAAAGAAGAGTAATTTGCTGAACAAAATTAACCCAATAACACTTTCATTTGGACACATAGATGGAAAAGACAGTTttgcaaaaaacaaaaatcgACAGCCCCGGAGACATGGATgtcaaaaaataacaaataattgaaGATCTACTTTGAAGTCGAATGAATAATGGAAATAGAAATGACAGACAGAGATATCGTGTATTAAAAGTACTTAATACAGTTCCACAGAGCCTGCTGACAGCCACAGAATCGGGTGGAATGTCGGAAGCTTGGAAGTTGATTAGAAAGATTTCTGTAGATTTTAGGAAAATGTACACGGATTCTATTTCTAATGTATTCAATCATCTTATGATAACTATACTTTCTTACTGGATGTAGTTCTTGACTATCTCTGAGTTGCTGTTTTGTCCATTTATGACGTCACCAAGGGTTGTTGAGAACAAATCGTAAACATATGTATAGAGATAATCAAACCTTGTATCCAATTCTTCgtgaaatatgtttttataaaaggtattgtttatattattataatgtttatcaGGTGGCAATGCTTTTTTGACACACATATCTATTTCTTGTTCGAGTTCCTCGACAAAACCGGATTCGAtttgaaatgttttataaaCGGATTTGGCTTCAAACATCGAACTGTTATCATGCGGTtcactttttttcaaaagatAAATGGTGTTTATCAAATGCCTTGATATGATGTATCTCATGTGTAATTCTAAATTATACAATACGGTGTGAAGACGCCAGCACATGTTGAGCGGTTCTACTGAAGGGTTTGTATTGATTATAAATCGCCACGTGACATTTTTCCAATAATTGACGCAACTGTTAAAATCTTCATCGTATAGTTTGTTTTTCAGTTTTTGGCTTTAAAAAATAGAAGTAAAAAAACTGTTATTCAATCTGGTTTTTCATTTTCCCaaagagaattaattttatcaatcgatttttaaattcaaatgttgATCAATTATACAACTAATCggtttttgatttatttatccCAAACCCTCCAATTGGTATCATATACTTTACCAAACTAACGAGCCCATTGCCTTTGCTATGATCGTCTGGTTTTCTTCAGGTAGTAGTGTATGCAGTGTTTCTCCAATTAATGGTGAGGGAAATGAACTGAACGACATCGACGTTTTGTACACATTAGTAGGGTAGGAAGGaggggttaccgtgcacccccatgatgtatttttttaatgtacttttttgtaatcctgaatatatgtaattaacatttttttatgttcCCAAGACGAAATATTGTCCCATGGGGTTTTTTGGGGGCCATTTtggtggccatcttggatttatcaaaatcataaatatagacGGTACTTGACAAAGACTGATCATAGAGGTctgattttggtcttaaattgttcagaatatgcacatttctatgtactataatgaaaagttttcgttcaaaatggccgtaaatgccacttttgacctttgaccttgtttttacataagggtcatatcttggtaacccctgttcataaagattttatttttgtcttaaattgttcagaatatccatatttatattagctttaatggaacatgttttttttaatttgacgggaaatatcatttttgacctttgacattattgcATAGCGATTTTCGCAATAATTTAGACTATTTTTGTATTCGACCTATATCTTGACGAGTGATCATAGAGGTTTGATTTTGGTCTTATATTGTTCTGAATATGCACGTTCCTATCtactataataaaacattttcatacaaaatgaccggaaatacgacttttgacctttgacctcgtttTTACATATCTTCGTAACCAATGGTCATaacgattttatttttgttttaaattgttcggagtatccatatttatatagctttaatgaaacatatctttgaaatttgatggaaaatatcacttttgacctttgacattatttcCACACgagggtcatatctcggtaacccctggtcataaagactttatttttgtcataaattgttcagaatatatctatatttatataagatttaatgaaacatattttttaaagttgGCAGGAAATACAACTTTTGACCTTTTACCTTGTTTCCACCCgagggtcatatctcggtaacccctggtcataaagactttatttttgtcataaattgttcagaatatccatatttatataacatttaatgaaatacaacttTTGACCTTATTTTCACCTgagggtcatatctcggtaacaaattttttttgtcttagattgttcaaaacatacatatttctatccactctaatgaatatttatttaaaacaatgatcATAAATGTTACTATCAATTGTCACATTTAACACCTTCCACGACTACTTTTATCCAATAGAATGTGTTTATTGTCCAATTGGAAGagacaataacaaaattaatgtcAACATCTTCATAATCTTAATTTATTTTGGAAACAGTACTGATAGACGGCTACAAAAATACATTCTAATCAAATTCTATTCTTcattaaataatggaaaatttAGGGAAAGAAAAGggaataattgtattttacacGTGGATGGTATTCTTGACATAACACTCGATCTGAGGACAGGTACCTTCCACCCATATACACCAAACCAAACAATACACCATTATATGTACACCGTGAAAGTAATCATCGGCCATCAATTACGCAATATACCACTAGCAATAAATAAACGACTCTCAAACATCTCATCCGATGAAAATTCGTTTAATGCAGCAATACCTCAGTACCAAGAAGCACTTAGAAATAATGGATATGAACATGAGCTACACCTGAACAAGTAACCAAAAAGAAAACCCGAAACAGAAACATCATTTGGTTCAATCCTCCGTACAGCAATAACGTAATTTTTTACATTTAGTGGATGAGTGTTTCTCACAAGGCCATAATCTCCGAAAGAATTTTAATGTTGGCATTGATTgttggtggtatctacaatatctaaggttACGTATGGTATACTTATGGTAAGGAGGATCTCTAGTCAAACTTTAGAGGGTCAGACAGGGCCAAGGCAGGTtacagatagtttgtaataCGTCATTTGGTATTCCTTAcattacaatgtgctaaatcataacattggttgctggtggtatctacaatatctaagctaggcTAGTTGGAGGAAGAGGGTCTCTAGTCAAAATTTAGAGGGGTCTGctagggccaaggcagtgtacagatagttcGTAATAGAGGTCATTTGGTAttccttacaatgtgctaaatcatataacattggttgctggtggtatctacaatatctaagctaggcTAGTTGGGAGAAGGGGGTTGttagtcgaactttagaggggtctgccagggccaaggcagtgtacagatagtctgtaataggtcatttggtatttcttacaatgtgctaaatcatataacattggctgctgtagtagagcagttaacgccataaaaatagccaagttgtgcactttattaccaaagcatgaaactttccacaaagtttctttgatgtatatagattcaaaatatctgggggtgccaagtgtccaacgtccggtatggcggccatcttgatttcaaaatggccaccataaatacaaaaagtgttcatatcttggcaactataaacagtagagacttgattctggtgttaaattgttcacaaaccacatatttctatttgctctaatgaaaagtttcgtccaaaaatgaccggaaatgacgtttctttcagtttgacctttgacctcttatctgtatatctcagtaactactgataattttcaatcgattttggtgtcattttgttcagaatagagacatttatatttgtagtaatgaaacattttcacataaaattactggaaatacaatttataacctttgacatatataattatgtgaacatactgtatgtggtttaattggtataaatgcacctaatttttttaccgaaataaatgacacgg
This genomic stretch from Antedon mediterranea chromosome 11, ecAntMedi1.1, whole genome shotgun sequence harbors:
- the LOC140062278 gene encoding ADP/ATP translocase 1-like; translation: MAGVPSFLKNLTCGGLSAIIAKVAVAPLERVQLLLQVQPTLSIPPNKRYKGLIDCLVRIPKEQGFFSLWRGNTANVIRSFPAQALGFAFKDKYKVIFLDGVDYKKHFYRYLFGNLAAGGAAGGTAMCFVYPLDFVRTRLGADLGKNAADREFKGLLDCAKRIFYSDGVIGFYRGFSVAIYGFVLYRAAYFGIYDTLKESLPESRKSSIAIQLAIAEFAMIFSQISYPFDTVRRRLMMQSGKPKSEMIYKSAMHCCRKIYYEEGPEAFFKGIVSNFLKSTGSALVLVMYDQLQRII
- the LOC140061982 gene encoding uncharacterized protein, whose translation is MSFSSFPSPLIGETLHTLLPEENQTIIAKAMGSLVCQKLKNKLYDEDFNSCVNYWKNVTWRFIINTNPSVEPLNMCWRLHTVLYNLELHMRYIISRHLINTIYLLKKSEPHDNSSMFEAKSVYKTFQIESGFVEELEQEIDMCVKKALPPDKHYNNINNTFYKNIFHEELDTRFDYLYTYVYDLFSTTLGDVINGQNSNSEIVKNYIQNNYGRVNIYFDTLRVEELTDQPRYELFSLICDFGGSLGLFFGASVVAIFETIEFWCIRRCGSRVHNEK